The proteins below come from a single Oxyura jamaicensis isolate SHBP4307 breed ruddy duck chromosome 1, BPBGC_Ojam_1.0, whole genome shotgun sequence genomic window:
- the LOC118178598 gene encoding solute carrier family 23 member 1-like: protein MTPSSDRELNGLDNPSFVGEDGSHHCSLPDPAAQGPGEIGVKGRNNKLAYTITDVPPWYLCILLGIQHFLTAMGGLVAVPLILSRELCLQHDLLTQSHLISTIFFVSGICTLLQVLFGVRLPIIQGGTFAFLTPTLAMLSLPKWKCPAWTQNATLVNASSPEFIEVWQTRMREVQGAIIVASCFQIFVGFSGLIGFLIRFIGPLTIAPTITLVALPLFDSAGNDAGQHWGIAFMTIFFIVLFSQYLKDIPVPLPSYQRGKKCHFSPVYLFQIFPVLLGLSLSWLLCYVLTVTDVLPVDPTAYGYLARTDTRGDVLSRAPWFRFPYPGQWGVPTVSLAGIFGILAGVISSMLESMGDYYACARLSGAPPPPKHAVSRGIGVEGIGCLLAGAWGTGNGTTSYSENVGALGITKVGSRTVIIAGAFTMLLSGVFGKVGAMFASIPTPVIGGMFLVMFGIITAVGISNLQYTDMNSSRNIFIFGFSVFAGLTVPNWANKNSVLLETGIIQLDQVIQVLLTTGMFVGGLLGFILDNTIPGTQEERGLLAWKHSHKGEAGNSQLISKVYDLPFGIGTKYCAVSWFRYLPACPKRLPGSKKMDELKAAGQESSDKASSERDSEIGVDTRI from the exons ATGACCCCCTCCTCAGACAGAGAGCTCAACGGGCTAGATAACCCCAGCTTTGTG GGAGAAGATGGGAGCCACCACTGCTCCTTGCCGGATCCTGCTGCCCAGGGCCCAGGGGAAATCGGGGTCAAGGGCCGGAACAACAAGCTAGCCTACACCATCACGGATGTGCCCCCCTGGTACCTGTGCATCCTGCTGGGCATTCAG CATTTCCTGACAGCCATGGGAGGTCTTGTAGCCGTCCCGCTGATCCTCTCCAGAGAGCTTTGCCTCCAGCACGACCTGCTCACCCAGAGCCACCTGATCAGCACCATCTTCTTTGTCTCAGGCATTTGCACCCTGCTGCAAGTCCTATTTGGAGTCAG GTTGCCTATTATTCAAGGAGGGACTTTTGCATTCCTGACCCCCACCCTGGCCATGCTGTCTCTCCCCAAGTGGAAGTGCCCTGCCTGGACACAGAATGCCACTCTGGTGAATGCCTCTTCGCCAGAGTTCATTGAAGTCTGGCAGACACGGATGCGAGAG GTGCAAGGAGCTATCATTGTAGCTTCCTGCTTTCAAATCTTCGTTGGATTTTCTGGCCTGATTGGATTTCTGATAAGATTCATCGGGCCCCTAACAATTGCCCCCACCATCACCTTGGTTGCACTACCTCTCTTTGACTCAGCTGGAAATGAtgctgggcagcactggggcaTAGCCTTCAT gactatttttttcatagttctGTTCTCTCAGTACCTGAAGGACATCCCTGTACCACTGCCGTCGTACCAGAGAGGCAAGAAGTGCCACTTCTCCCCCGTGTACCTCTTCCAGATCTTCCCG gtgctgctggggctgtccctgagctggctgctctgctaCGTGCTGACGGTGACCGACGTCCTCCCTGTGGACCCCACTGCCTACGGCTACCTGGCACGGACAGACACGCGCGGGGACGTTTTGTCTCGGGCTCCCTGGTTCCGGTTCCCTTACCCAG GCCAGTGGGGAGTGCCAACCGTCAGCTTGGCCGGGATATTCGGCATCCTCGCCGGGGTGATCTCCTCCATGCTGGAGTCCATGGGGGATTACTACGCCTGCGCCCGCCTGTccggcgccccgccgccgccgaaGCACGCCGTCAGCCGCGGGATCGGGGTGGAGGGCATCGGCTGCCTCCTGGCCGGGGCCTGGGGAACGGGGAACGGCACCACGTCCTACAGCGAGAACGTGGGGGCCCTGGGCATCACCAAG GTTGGGAGCCGCACGGTGATCATTGCTGGTGCCTTCACCATGCTCCTCAGCGGTGTCTTCGGGAAAGTCGGGGCGATGTTTGCCAGCATACCCACCCCTGTCATCGGAGGCATGTTCCTCGTGATGTTCGGCATTATCACGGCAGTGGGGATTTCCAATTTGCAG TACACGGATATGAACTCCTCCAGAAACATCTTTATATTTGGATTCTCTGTATTTGCTGGCCTCACAGTTCCCAACTGGGCAAACAAAAATAGTGTGCTGCTAGAAACAG gTATCATCCAGCTGGACCAGGTGATCCAGGTGCTGCTTACCACTGGCATGTTTGTGGGCGGACTGCTGGGGTTTATCCTGGATAACACCATTCCAG GAACACAGGAGGAGCGGGGACTCCTGGCATGGAAGCATAGCCACAAGGGAGAGGCAGGCAACTCTCAGCTCATTTCCAAGGTCTACGATCTTCCATTTGGCATAGGCACCAAATACTGTGCTGTCTCTTGGTTTCGGTATCTCCCAGCTTGCCCCAAAAGACTACCTGGCAGCAAGAAAATGGATGAACTGAAGGCTGCTGGACAAGAAAGCAGTGATAAAGCAAGCTCAGAAAGAGACTCAGAGATAGGTGTTGATACAAGAATATAA